The following is a genomic window from Dermatophilaceae bacterium Soc4.6.
TAGGTCGCCCTGGCCGGGCGGTTGTAGTCGTTGACGTAGAGCGTGGCCAGGGGCGCGATCTGGGTGAGGACCAGGGACGTGGCGGCTCCCATCAGCGGCGCGGCCAGGCCCTGCCCGCGCAGCCGCGGCGCCAGCCACACCCCCTGGATCTGGGCGGCGCCGATCGACGCCGAGCCGACGTCGGCCTTGAAGAGCACCTCGCCGTCCTCGACCCAGACGTAGGTGCGGCGCTCACGGATCAGCTGGGCGATGAGGTTGCGGTAACCACGCGACGAGCCGGTGTAGGGCGCGTAGCCGATCTCGTCGGTGAACATGGCTGCCGCCGCCGGCAGGACCGCATCGACCTCGTCGTTGCGGGCCAGCCGCACACGGGGGTCGATCGTCACACCCAGCCCACCGGGCTGCGAGCTGGTCGCCATCAGCGGCTGCCGCCAGCGGATCGCGCGTGGGTGCCCCCAGTGGGGTGCGAGGTGGTCCCACAGCCGCTCGACCTGGTCGGTGGGGCCGAAGATCGACGCGCAGCCGCGGTGCCACCGACGAAGGCGCACCGAGATCGCCCGCAGCGCCTCGTCGTCGCACTCGACGGGCACCACATTGGCCGAGACCCACATCAGGCCCCGCAGCTCACCGGCGTCTCGGTAGCCGAGCAGGGAGCCGGGCATGGCCCGCAGCACGCCCTCCTCGATGCGCGAGGCGACGAAGACGTTGGCCGCCGGGTTGCGCGCACAGAGCGCGAGCGCCTCGTCACGGTCTGCAGCCGAGAGGGCGCGCACCGGAGAGCTCGTGCGCAGCATGGGGACCATCCTCGCCGTTACCGAGGCGGAAATCGACTACCGGTCGATGACGAAGTTCGACGTCGTCGTGTCAGCTGACCGAGACGCTGGGGCGGGTGGGCGCACCGGTGCCGTC
Proteins encoded in this region:
- a CDS encoding GNAT family N-acetyltransferase codes for the protein MLRTSSPVRALSAADRDEALALCARNPAANVFVASRIEEGVLRAMPGSLLGYRDAGELRGLMWVSANVVPVECDDEALRAISVRLRRWHRGCASIFGPTDQVERLWDHLAPHWGHPRAIRWRQPLMATSSQPGGLGVTIDPRVRLARNDEVDAVLPAAAAMFTDEIGYAPYTGSSRGYRNLIAQLIRERRTYVWVEDGEVLFKADVGSASIGAAQIQGVWLAPRLRGQGLAAPLMGAATSLVLTQIAPLATLYVNDYNRPARATYEAIGFDQVGIFSTVLM